In Thermocrinis jamiesonii, one genomic interval encodes:
- the dapA gene encoding 4-hydroxy-tetrahydrodipicolinate synthase: MFQGSIVALITPFKNGEVDYESLAKLIEFHINNGTDAILVCGTTGESPTLTFEEHEKVIEEAVKIAKGRIKIIAGTGANATHEAIELSTHAQKVGADACLLVVPYYNKPTQEGLYRHFKAVAEEVSIPIILYNIPSRTGVEIAPETIYKLAKEHEHIVGSKESTPNMDRISEIKKLMGENFTILSGDDSLTLPMMALGAKGVISVANNVMPKEVKMLVDFALKGDFKKAREMHYYLYDLFKVLFIETNPIPVKTACWAMGMCEKEFRLPMCEMKPENEKKLLSVLKSYNIPLVVQHE, from the coding sequence ATGTTTCAGGGGTCAATTGTAGCTTTGATAACCCCTTTCAAAAATGGGGAAGTAGATTATGAATCTTTGGCCAAGCTCATAGAGTTTCATATAAACAACGGCACAGATGCCATCTTGGTGTGTGGCACCACCGGGGAGTCTCCCACCCTGACCTTTGAAGAACACGAAAAAGTTATAGAAGAGGCGGTTAAGATAGCCAAAGGGAGAATAAAAATAATAGCTGGCACAGGAGCCAATGCTACCCACGAAGCCATTGAACTTTCAACTCACGCTCAAAAGGTAGGAGCGGATGCTTGCCTTTTGGTAGTCCCCTATTACAACAAGCCAACCCAAGAAGGACTTTACAGACATTTCAAAGCTGTTGCGGAAGAAGTAAGCATACCTATAATTCTTTACAACATCCCCTCAAGGACAGGAGTAGAGATAGCGCCAGAAACCATATACAAACTTGCAAAGGAACACGAACATATCGTAGGTTCAAAAGAATCCACTCCAAACATGGATAGAATATCGGAGATCAAAAAGTTGATGGGAGAAAACTTTACTATTCTTTCTGGTGATGATTCTCTAACGCTTCCTATGATGGCTTTGGGAGCAAAAGGGGTAATATCTGTTGCCAACAACGTAATGCCCAAAGAAGTTAAAATGCTTGTAGATTTTGCTTTGAAGGGAGACTTCAAAAAGGCAAGGGAGATGCACTACTATCTGTATGATCTGTTTAAGGTGCTCTTTATAGAGACTAACCCTATACCTGTAAAGACCGCCTGTTGGGCTATGGGTATGTGCGAAAAGGAGTTTAGACTACCTATGTGTGAGATGAAACCAGAAAACGAAAAGAAACTTCTCAGCGTGTTAAAGTCTTACAATATACCCTTAGTGGTTCAGCATGAGTAA
- a CDS encoding DUF4149 domain-containing protein, whose amino-acid sequence MSKLLFFLNSFYLGMGVFFSAYIAPTLFKVLERAEAGRVVEKVFPVYFGIGFLVMLISVVLGWKLGKLFFAVSLANFLVHGFHLFYVLPKARNLKMIDYSEFMKWHGVSMALNLFGLLLAFIMIILLVRKI is encoded by the coding sequence ATGAGTAAGCTTTTATTCTTTTTAAACAGCTTCTATTTAGGTATGGGTGTCTTTTTCAGTGCATACATAGCACCTACTCTTTTTAAAGTTTTGGAAAGGGCAGAGGCAGGGAGGGTGGTAGAGAAAGTTTTTCCAGTTTACTTTGGTATTGGCTTTCTTGTAATGCTGATCTCCGTAGTGCTTGGTTGGAAGTTAGGCAAACTTTTCTTTGCAGTATCTTTGGCTAATTTCTTAGTGCATGGATTTCATCTTTTTTATGTTCTTCCAAAAGCCAGAAATTTAAAGATGATTGATTATTCAGAGTTTATGAAGTGGCATGGTGTGTCCATGGCTTTAAATTTATTTGGCTTACTGCTTGCTTTTATTATGATTATACTTTTGGTAAGAAAGATATAA